Part of the Candidatus Methylomirabilis limnetica genome, GGGCGGCAGTGGAAACGGATGTGGCGAGGCTGACCCGCGAGCCAGGGGCTTCCGAATTGGGCCGGTATCTCGTCACACAACAGCCTAAGGACATCGGGGCTTTTAAAACCCCCGGGCTCAGGGAGATCGCGCACACAGCCCCATACATGCACGACGGGAGTGAACCGACACTGGATACCATGATCGATTTCTACGATAAGGGCGGAATTCCCAATCCGAATCTGGATGGCGGCATGCGACCTCTTAGGCTGACCTTAGAGGAGAGGAAGGATCTTGTAGAGTTTCTGAAGGCCCTGACAAGCGACGATCTGGCCCGTTTCGTTAAGGATCTCGATGGCATAGTGGGTCGATAGTTCAAGGAGGAGGGACAGATGAAGCGACAGACGCTACGTCCAGAGGAACGGAAGCAGTTCTTCACATCTCTTCGAAAGATGAGCCGACGGGAGTTCTTTTCTACCGCCGGGAAGGTGGCCGCCATGGCTGCGGCCTCGGACCTGGTGATCAGATTCGGGAACCACATCATCTCCAACTCGCCGCACTCCTTTCAGCCCGTGGAACTGGCCTATGGCGCCGAGAAGTTTACCTTCGCCTACGTGTCCGACACTCACCTCCTTGCCAAAGGAATGACGCACCGGTTCGCGAAGGCTGCATTGAAGGCTGTCAGAGACGTTAACGCCATGAGTCCCCAGCCGGACTTCGTTCTTTTCGGGGGGGACCTGGCCCAGCTTGGCCAGGCCGAGGAGCTGAAGCTCGGGAAAGAGATCCTCGATGAGCTGAAGCCGAAGCGTCACATGATGGTCGGGGAGCACGACTGGTACTTGGATATGGGCGAGAAGTGGCGCGAGCTGTTCGGCGACCCGTGGTACGCCTTCGACCACAAGGGGGTCCATTTCGTCGTCCTGAACAGCGTCATCGTGGAGGACTACTGGACGGCCCCCAAGATGAAGCCGATGGAGCGGATGCTCTTCATGGCTCAGCTCGACAACCCGAAGGGGAAGCCGTTCACAGTCGGTGAGGAG contains:
- a CDS encoding metallophosphoesterase family protein; protein product: MKRQTLRPEERKQFFTSLRKMSRREFFSTAGKVAAMAAASDLVIRFGNHIISNSPHSFQPVELAYGAEKFTFAYVSDTHLLAKGMTHRFAKAALKAVRDVNAMSPQPDFVLFGGDLAQLGQAEELKLGKEILDELKPKRHMMVGEHDWYLDMGEKWRELFGDPWYAFDHKGVHFVVLNSVIVEDYWTAPKMKPMERMLFMAQLDNPKGKPFTVGEEQRDWLQKNLANVDKGTPVVIFSHSPLYKYYKPWNFWTDDAEEVQKLLAPFTSVTVIHAHTHQVLTNRIGNIHFHGVLSTAWPWPYAPEGLPGLTVQMDRADPFNQFDACGWGTVDVLSTGRANKSYKLWDRNPMNVTAAQLESGKAAAPGPSY